The region CTTGCCACTTTAAAAAACCAGTTAAACTTTTAGTAgcctatttaatatttaatcaatgcCGATCATTCCCATTTTTACGTTTCAAGGtggtaaatatatatatatatatatatatatatttacttaaaatacgTGACAATTCAGGGTAaggtacaattttaattaatttttaattaccaagTTTCTTGAGATTTATTTTcatctgtaaaatttaataaactgcaacgaataataaagtaaatatattaaatttgtatttatacttCATACAGAAATGTTCAAGTATTTGCTTACATAAGTCCCATAAACCGAATCAGTGAGCGATTAGAAATTTCCATCTTTatgtaactaaattattaataagactTTCTAGTGGAGAAATGTGAAGTAAAagtgattataaatttattaacatacgAGTAACTCTCGACTTGTTTACATCCAAACTGACAATATATTAACTGACCATGCACAAtgtaaataacttaatataaaagttgCCTGCATATAACTTAGTAAATCATAGATTGTTGTTgtgtccatttaaaaattattaacttatttaaatatttaaattaatatattttgtgcaataaatgaaattttattgcagGGAAAGCATGTTCATATTTGCATATAATCTTTATGAGGAAGACAATAAATTTCTGCAATATTGTGATTATTCAGACTTTCACATTTACATCTTCCTtcgttacataaatatataaatgtacatTCAAtcttacataatatattcgtttatttacatatgcatatgcttattaaattaagattcaCTTTTATCAGCCAATTTTTATGGTTATGAATTTCGAGTATTCATTTTTAGTCagattttagttagtttattctttcttttttttcagaacaacaattataattatcagttGGCTGTCGGAAATACTGATCTGAGAGGAAAACGTCAAACGGAAGAAAGATCGAAATTTATCGACAGTCTATTCaatgtaagtataaatattaattaataatatatatttgacaagttaaattttacgACATTAAATGGAACATCCCATTTTGTATGTAGTTTTGGTAAGGATTTGTTGTGGAACGCGTGCAAATTCTCACGATTTCTTTCAATACAATGTTTCCTGACTAAAACGGTACTGGTTACACTGCATTAAGGTCATTAGTTCTAATGGTACGCGTACATGACCTTAGCAATGAACGCACAGTTACGCTACGAAATCTCGCAATCAATTCCAAGCACATTTCCAACCTTATTACCATACAAAAACAGATTGTTTACCGATCATTTCGGTCACCGAATGTCATTCAAACCTTACCAAATGTATTTGTTATACATGGAAATGTCTAGTCTTGAATTTGGCAGGTTGAATTAATCgagtctttttttttaatttaccagAAACAATACGGCCAGGGTGAATATTTCTTCCGACTAGATAGAGCTAAAGTAATAACTGCAAAAATGTAAACACATGtaagttattcaaattttgcttttttacTTCACCTAATTCTCTTTGCTACATTTACAGTTAGTTgtcattttttacataatcaaTTTGCTTTTTAAGTAGAGTAGTTTGCTTCTCACTATCATACATCCTTTCAACCCCATCATCCTTACATGTTTCATATTATCTTTCTTGCAGTTATTTCATATCGGTAGTTGCTtgcaatttgaaatatttgcatttccatttaattaattattgtattgttaattttcagtTGCCAATTCAGACTTTGAATGCCTTAAACACATTGGTGCAAAACTCGAGACCAGCCTTTCAGAAATTTAGGGACTACATGCAAAGCAAATCTGGCAAAAGCACGACAACAACAAAAGCACCGGAAATCCGAGTCGAGAGCAATGTTAACACGTTGAGGAAAAGATCGCCGGTTTATATTAGACCAGTTGGAGAAGAGAGAGAAGCTGTTCAATCTTAATTATACGAATTAGTACTGTGTACTTGCATAAACATAACTGTACCTgtgaaattttacttttcgATCAATCATTCATCAATCATTGTTTCCATTTTACGGCTGATCTTTgatgttgttttatttgaaaaaaatgtatattttgtatatattccGTGATCAATgcaattgttcttttattagttttgtagGAATATTAAGACTGTATATTGTAGAATTAAgggaaatgttatttaaaatcataagacttgtttatgacaacaaattgtatattttgtgataaaataatctatatacataaattaataacttgttttatttatttattctccaacaagttattgaaaaaaaaaacaattcaatgaTTTGTTCTACTTATTTAAGCTGTATGCAAgttgtaaaatgaataatatactATTGAATGACATTAACAAACTACTACCAATATTTTCATCGAATACATTAcacttatttacaaattaagaatcataaaaaatagaaaaaatcttt is a window of Aethina tumida isolate Nest 87 chromosome 7, icAetTumi1.1, whole genome shotgun sequence DNA encoding:
- the LOC109608927 gene encoding uncharacterized protein LOC109608927, with product MSKILVYILDRIVWMLVILVITTQALQMAGIVESPKSLGEISYSDNNNYNYQLAVGNTDLRGKRQTEERSKFIDSLFNLPIQTLNALNTLVQNSRPAFQKFRDYMQSKSGKSTTTTKAPEIRVESNVNTLRKRSPVYIRPVGEEREAVQS